CCTCAAGCTCCTTGAGAATTGCCCCAAGAAGGGGTCCTTTGCCCATTCCAGGATGCACAAAAACAAAAACCGGCAGTACATCTGCTGCACCGAGAGAGCGTAAAGCGGCCTGCGAGACAATGGTTTTCCCGGTGCCTGAATCCCCGGAAAGAAGAATCAGGGCATGGCGGTCATAAATCCCCAGCCGCAATTTCACCAAAGCCTCTTCATGCTGCCGGGTCCGGTAAAAAAGTGTTGTATCCAGCGTATCTTTAAAAGGGTTTCGCGTCAGTCCGAATTTGTCAGGCCAGGGCAGGATATTCATCATAAAACTCCATGGGTGTTACCTGGATTAGGCTCCGGTCTTTATCCGACCGATGTTTGCAGCCGTTACATCTTTTGATGCAGCCCCGCTGGTAACTTCGGAACCGATGCCGTTAACTTCCATTTTTTTTTCAAGAATCTCGCCGCTCACCGCTCGCATATATCGCCTGAAGGCGGAACTTGCAAGAAGTTCAGGCATTTCATTGGCCAACAGTACCTTGGCAATATTATGTATGTTGCGACTGGCGCGCGCCTGGGGCTTGAAAACCGAGAAAGGTGTTCTTCTGGCAGTTGCAGCACCTATTGCCGAGTCCCTCATGATGTAGCCGACATTTTCCACTTTTCTTCCCAAGAATTCATCGGCGCATAATGAAAACCTAGTGGCAATATCAACCGCCTGTTTCAAGGTCTGTACCATATTTATAACTGAATACAGTTTACACTGCCGCATTTTCTCCCGATGCAGGGATTTCAACAGGCCGTAGGCATCGGCAAGAGATGTGATTTCAGGCACCAGGACAAAAAGAATCTCATCGGCGCACATCAGAAAATCACGCACCGAAGGCCCCATCCCGGCTCCGGTGTCAACCAGGATGATATCTGCCTGCCGTTCGACTCTTTCCAGGGAGCGCATGATCTCCATGCGCTCGCCGCGAGTACTGTCGGAAAGCGACAGAATACCGCCGCCGCCGGGAATAATGCCGATTCCTTCCGGGCCTGGAGCAATAATATCGGCAATATCAACGCCGGAATTAATCACATCAGCAAGGCCCCGCCCCGGGTTAAGCCCGGCGAGAAGGTGGATATTCGCCATGCCCATGTCTGCGTCCAGTATCAGACTCATACTGCCCTGGCGCTGAAATTCTATCGCCAGGTTCAGGGCGATATTGGTTTTCCCCACTCCGCCCTTGCCTGAGGTGACAGCAATGACCCGGGCATAGCGGTTGGCGCTTTCAGGCACGTTTTTCTTGTCCGGGGCATGCAACGCATGGATCTGCTTAAAGGCCTGGACCGCATCGGCAGAATATACCAGGGAATCGCCGTGAAGAATCTTATCCGGCAGACGGTGCGAATATTCGGATTCATAAAAACGCAACAGACTTTCTTCAAGTCCGGTTGCCCGGGAAATCTCGGTTATGCTTAATAATTCTTTCACAAGAGGCTATTCATCCATATACGTGGAACACACATCTTTGAGTGCCGCACTCACCGTTTCCAATACCCTTTCCAGTTTGAAGGGTTTTTTCAAACATGCATAGGCACCGTGACGGACGGTCTCTGCAACTTCTTCCTTTGAGGCCAGCCCGGTAATAATCACCACTTTCAAGTCCGGAAATTCTTCTGTGACAAATTTCAATACCTCAAGCCCGTCTTTTCTGGGCATCCGGATATCCAGGAGAACAAGGTGATATCTCTTAAACCGCAGCAAGCCGATACCTTCAACCCCGTCATAGGCCCCGTCTACTTCATACCCTACGGATTTAAGATTTTCCTGCAGCATGTCATTGATGAACCTTTCATCATCGATTACCAGTATGCGACATTTTTCAGGGACAGCCGTTGCATCCGAATCTTTTCGACCCAGGGCCCGTTTCATTTTCTGCAGCCTGCTGCTCTTGTCCACGGGCAGGGCGATGATAAATGTCGTACCCACTCCGACTTCGCTTTTGACCCGCATATATCCGCCGTTATGTTCGACAATGGAATGACAGATTGCCAGGCCGAGGCCGGTGCCCTCGCCTTCCTTCTTGGTGGTGAAAAATGGATCGAATATCTTCCCGAGATTTTCTTTGGATATTCCCTCCCCGGTGTCTGCAACAATAACGTTTACCAATCCATCATTGATTTCAGCGGAAAGAATAATCTTCCCGCCGGCGGGCATCGCATGGTTGGCATTGATCATCAAATTCATGAAAACCTGCTCGATCTGCAGAGGATCAACCATCACCATCGCCATATCCTCCGGGATCTGATTCTCCACCTTCACATCTTTCATGGAAACACGGTCACCGATCACCGATAAAACCTTATTGATGATATTGCCCACCGATGCCTGGCAGAACTGGGGTTCAGTGGGACGCGCATAGCCCATGAGGTCCTGGATAATCTTGGATATCCTTTCCTCCTGCTCGGAAATAATTTTGAGTCGGTCAACTATTTCGGGTTGCTCATCCTTCTGCTTTGCAAGCATGCGCTCAAGGATCTGAATATTCAACGAGATGATTGTTAAAGGGTTGTTGATTTCATGGGCGGCGCCAGCTGCAAGCCTGCCCACCGTCGCCAGGCGATGCGAATGGAAAAGCTGATGCTGGCTTTCCTCCATTTTCCGGGAAGTGGCGGCCATTTCCTGGGTCTGCCGGGTGAGATCCTTTTCAAGGATCAGACGTTCAATGGCGTTTCCAGCGGCAAGGGCAATGGTTTCAAAATTCGTTTTTAAAGATTCAAGGCTGCTGCCACGGATATCAAGGTCCTCGGAAAAATCAACGATCAATTCGCCGAAAATATGATCTTCCGACATTCCTGATTTATTATCCGAAACAAAAAAAGTCGCTAAAAAATTCGAACCTGCGACCATATTTATAACCCCTGACTCTAAGATAGCGCCTTTGGATAAGTCAATGGCCGTCTGTTCAAGGCGTTCAATCGCCTCGCTTTCAATTTCTGAGATCTTGCCCCTGCCAGAAAATTTCTTTTTCATTTCAGAAAGATGCGCAGGAATATTCAAGGTGTGCATCTTCCTGCCGTCAGAAAATCTCCCGACATAGGCGCAAGCCTCCGGGTCACGTAACATGCAGAGGCACCGCTCAACCCCGAAAGCCTTTATAACCGAATCAACAACCACTTCCGCCGCCGCCTCCAGAGAAACGCCTGGTTTCAACCTGCGGGTCATTTCGCATGTAGCACCGCAGACCAGATTCATTTCCTCAAGCTGTCGGTTGTTCTTTTCCAGGTACATGCTCATCCTGCCGAGGCTAACATTGGCGGAACTGATAAGCTTCCGGTACTCATCTTCATCCCAGAAACCGAGAACACTGCCGACATCCTTGACTTTCCCTGAGACCTCTTCGATTATTTCCAACAAATCATTGGAAGTAAAATGATGATGCAGCAGAAGATTTTCCAGCGCATAATGAAAATGCTCATGACATTGGGTGCCGCTTGCCAGGAAATAGCTTGAACCGATATTATGGGTAACACAAAGAACATCGGCAAATCGGATCAACTTGGAAAGGTTTGCGGTTTCAGGTTCTATGGTTTCAAAAACCGGCTGATGATGCAGCCACATGACCTTTCCGAGTGATTCAGGAATCCGCCAGCAATCGGCGATTTGCTTGCCGGCATCAATGTGATTGAATCCAAGTTTTGCATATTCAATATCAAGGGGCAGATTTCCTTGTAAGGCATAGGCACCTTTCCGGTCAATCTCCAGGCAGATTTCTTCAAACTCACTGGGAAATTGAATATAGATCGCTAATTTGCCAAGATCATGAAGCAACCCGGCAATATAAGCCTCCTCAGGCGATGGAAATCCAAGCTTTTCTGCAAGAGCTTCGGCAGTGACTGCAACCCCGATGGAGTGCAACCAGAAATTCACCAGCTTGTCCCGGTGTTCTGAAAACTGCCCTTTGAAACAATCAAAAATCGATACGGAAAGAATAATGCTGCGGACTGAATTAAAGCCGAGAAGAGATATAGCCTGCGCGTTGGATGTAATTTTTCGCTGGGCACCGACATAAGCGGAATTCGCATAATGGAGAATTCTGCCGGTCAGCACCTGATCATTTTTTAACAGATCAGCGATTGATTCAAAACTTGAATCTTCGCCTTCCATAAGCCGGATTGCTTCAATAGCCACGGAAGGCAAAGTCGGGAGACTGTCAACATCTATGATCCGGTTCGTTTTTTTAGGCGTCATTAATATCCCTTGAAAAGCCGCAAGCCCAAAAAAGCCGGTATGAGGATGCTGAAAATAAATGAAAAGGAAATGTGAACACAGGCACCATGAATGGCTTTATCTTTCCGGACAGAATCAAGTCCATTATCGATAGAAAGATTTTATAAATCCAGGGCCATTCCTTTAGCCCCGGAGAATTTATCAAATCAGCGGAATCCAACAGCTGAAAAACCGAATTCAGGGCCTGCCTCCAATTCTTGGCGGGGAGTCAGACGTAAAAATTATCAATAATATAAACTATAAAGCGAAAAATAACTGTATTTTTTTTAATTGAAGAACAGGGGTTTGCAGATTGAAGCCTGCCGTTCTAAAAAAGTGTGAGCCATCAAGCCCCCCATGCTTTCGGGGGCTTTCCATCTTCACCGGCTGAAATGGTCAAATCCCTGATAGCCGATTTCAACCGCCCCGCCTTCCTCGATGAGTCGCACGCCAGGTTCTTCAACTATCCTGCCGACGCAGAAAATATCCGAACCAAGTGTATCTTTGACGAGTCGGGACAATGAATCATCAGCATATCCGGGAGCTGTAAAAAGTAAATGATAGTCTTCCCCGCCTTTTAATGCCCAATCAAAGGGGGAATACCCCAGCAAAGTTGCGGCTCTGGCCATTTGTGTTGAAACGGGAATCCGGCTTGAAACGATTTCGGCGCCAACATTGCTTGCAGTACATAGATGTGCAAGATCGGTGGCAAGCCCATCGGACAAATCCATCATCGCACTGACAAGCCCGCTTGCTGCCAGAAGGCCGCCCAACTGGATCTGCGGGCTGGGATTAATATGGGCTGAAACCAGCGACTGCCATTCCGCCCCACCGCGCAATCGGGGATTCCTGCACAATTCAAGACCAGCGGCTGCCTCACCCAGAAAACCGCTCACCCATACCGAGTCATCTTTTTTTGCGCCCGAACGATACAAAACCTTATCAGCGTCCACTTCTCCGTAAACCGTTACCGAAAGCATGATCCGCCCCGGACTTTTCACTGTATCTCCGCCGATGAGCTTTGCGCCATACTCATCAAGAACCGCGGTAAACCCTCTGATGAATGCGTCCACCCATCCGTCATCCTGATCTCCAGATAGCCCCAGGGATAAAAGCACAAACCGCGGCTTTCCCCCCATGGCGGCGATATCACTAATGTTAACCGAAGCGGCTTTCCGCCCTAAAAGATCCGGCGGATGCCAGCTCAAGTCAAAATGAACCGACTCGATCAAGGTATCCACGGTCATTAATGAAAGCGACTGACTATCATGCATAAAGACCGCGCAATCATCACCGATTCCCCGAACCAGAGTCGGAGCAGCACAATCCACCTGTTTCCTAATCGATTCAATGAGTTGTCTTTCTGATGAGTGAGTTCCCATATTACTCCATACCTGTTTCAGACAAACTGCCGCACATCACCAACAAGCACGCTATCTCCCTGAGATATATAAAAAAAAATCAAGCGAACAGTAAAGTTATCATAAAAACCGCCGATAAGTCTTTACACAAGCAGTTGCAAAAAAAGGAGAAAACCAGTGACTACCGTTTGTTGTGTATGCAATAAAACCAAAAAAGAACAGGGGTGGGTAAAACAACCACTCCCCCCCAAGATGATACTTTCACACGGCTACTGCCCTGAATGTTTCTGGAAAGTCATGGAGAAACTCCAGGCAACCCAGCCCCTCATGCAAAATCAATCAGCCTTCTGATTCATTCCCCCTGCACCGAATCCCCACGAGAAAATCAATCACAAAACTTTCCGCAACTCCCCTAAATCTCTTGAACCTATTTTACCACCCGCAGAACAGTCTTTTTCTTTTTGCCCTTCACCTGCAAATCTTTTTCCTCTCCAGGGGAATCAAATCTTATCGCCTGAATGAAACGACTTTCACCTCCCATGGTAAAAAACTCCTTGCCGGTGAATTGCGGCAATCGCAGAGTCCACATGGTTTTCTTCGGCGGGAAAGACAGAACCTGCAGTGACACATGCCACCATTCATCGAGCCTTGATTCGTCCCTTTGGATATCCGTTACCAGCGCATAGAGCATGGCCTGGGGCTTTTCCGCGACAATCAATACAATATCCCCGACAAGGGTGTTATCTTTGAACAGAAAGACACTTCTCAATTCTTTTATTATTTTTTCCATGAATATCGCCCTGATACATTTATATAGCCACGGCACTTGAAGCTCCCCGCGGCAGGAAAGCACGTGCTCCGAACCACGGGGAATGAACTCCCTGTTCCTGTTCAACTCATTATAAAAAAATAAAACATAATCAGTTATTGATGCAATTGTGAAATGATATTTCTGATTCCCAAAAAAAAAACATTGTGGTTTAACCGTATTACACTTTTTAATATACGATTAACCAGGGAGTTGCCGATTGGCCTTTCTGCCGACTTCTGTTTTACACAGAGGCTCAAATCAAGAATATTGACCGGTGTTGCAAACGGCATAGTTGTATTTTTTCACATTACCGAGAAAAAAAATATCATCTGGAACTTTTATTTACTATCCATTGTCATAAAGATTAACTGGTTGCTGTCCACAAAAGCCCGGATAGCCTCAGAGTCAGGCGTCACTTATAATGTTTAAACATGATACGGCAGAGATAGTCCGGGCATTCCGAAATGGGAACCAGCAGGCATTCAACCAATTAGTCCTGCTCTGCCAGGCAACCATATACAACCTTGCGTTGAATTACGTCAAACAGGAGGAAGAGGCCAAAGATCTAACCCAGGACATCTTTGTTGCGGCCTACAAGTCTTTACCGCAGTTGCGTGAAGAATCAAAATTCTCATCCTGGCTCTATCAGATAGCCCTGAACCGATGCAGAAATCGTTACAAGCAGCTTTACCGAAAAGGCTTTTTCACTTCCTTATCAATTGATGACCCGGACACTTTTATACAACTTCAATCAGATACATCCCCGGAGAAAGAACTCGAGAAGAAACGCATTATCAACCTGGTCAGAGAAACTATTTCCGACATGCCTGAAACCGAAAAAGAAATACTCATCCTGCGAGATCTTCAAGAACTCTCCTACGAAGAGATAAGCTCAACCCTGGACTTACCCCTGGGAACCGTTAAATCAAAACTTAACCGAGCCAGGACCTCTCTTAAAAACAGACTCAAGAACAGGATTTAAATTACCGGGACATCATTATGGAATGCACAAAAATTCAGCATCAATTTTCAGATTTTTTCGAAAGCGACTTAAATGCAGAGGAATCGTCCTCCGTAAAAGAGCATCTCGATTCCTGCTCCCAATGCGCAGAGGAATGGAAATATTTCAGGGACACTCTCCATCTCCTTCACTCCATTGAACCGGAACCGGTCCCAAGGGGTATGCTTGCCGGCATCCATGCGAAACTCGAAAAGAAAAATATGCTCCTGCGCTTCCTCCTTTGGTTCCGACATGCCAATCCCACCATGACCATCCCTGCCGCGGCCACAACTATCGTTATTGCGTTTACCTGCATGGCCCTTTATAAAACCGTGCTTCAGGAAAAGCCTTTCATGGAAAACCAATCCATCCCGAAGCAGAATATCGCTCAGAAACCAGGCGACGGACCATCCATCACTGTTGCAGATGCGACCCCTTATTCCGGCGGCAACAACCCCTTACAGAACTTCTCCATCTACAATGGCCCGGCCGAACAATATCCAGGATTTTTCCAGAATAATATTACTCCCCATGGACTCGCATTCGCCCCTGATATTTCCTTTGCTTCAACAGGAAGGTCAGCAAGAGGCATTTATCAACGTCCTGGAAATCATCTGCTCAACCGATATGTAAACAATTTTCTCGGGTCCGATTCAACAAACCATGTACCCCCTGATCTGCTGATAACGGTCCAAGCCACAAACCAACGTCCTCCGACAAAACTCTATCATTCTCTCCTTGCTGAAAAAACGTGGAACCCTCGCGTCCTTGACGGCAACCTTCTGATACTTTTTCTTCCCCCCGAGGATCTGCCTCATCTGCAACTTTCTCTTAAGAATTATCACGTCCAGGTATCACCTCCTGGCGCCCAGGCAATTCTCTCAAGCTACAACCGCGACATCATACGAGTGGCTATTTTGATCAAGTAAACTTTTTTATGCGTTCATTGCTTGCCGCTATTTCACCCCGGAAAAGCTGAAACTCCCAGGCGATGACAATACCCCGGCACAACACTCTTTTCCGTCCCCTTAAAAAAGTTCAAACCCTGCTGATCATTTTCAGCAATCCAAAAAATATTTAAACGAATTATTTTTTCCCGGAACTTTTCATTTACCGCAATGTCTAATTTATAAATGCAACATTTCATGTAGCATTGTTTTTTACTCCTCCTTCCCTCAGGAACCATTCCCTGGTTCCACTGGGGTCGCATGGTTGCCCAGCCATGCGACCCCATTCTTTTATTTAAGTAAACAGAAGCGAGCCCCCCTTGACAAAGGATGTATAGGCCATATTAAATACGATATATCTATCTTGATCAGACAAACCGAAACAATCCCTGAGTATTACAATCCATAACAATCAGGAAATGCATTACAGAGGAGCACCGATGAAAGCCATAACAACATCCTTGACAGCCGTTTCTCCCATCCGTTTATTCCACGGTCTCTTAATACTGGCATTTATACTGCCGGTTACTTTGCATCGGGAAGCCCTGGCGCTGACCAATCCTAACTCGACCTTTGCCGATCTTGCTGAAAAACTCGGTCCCACAGTGGTCAATATTTATACAACACAGGTATTAAGCCCTCCCAAAAAACAACTCCAGAGACACCCCCAGAAACAACCGTTTAACAATGAAGAAATCCCGGAGTTCTTCAAACGTTTTTTTGAGATCCCCCCTCAGGAATTCGGCGAACATCCTCACCAGCAGCAGGACAAAAAAACAACAAGCCTGGGCTCTGGGGTAATCAATTCCGCCGACGGCTATATTATCACCAATAACCATGTCATTGAGAACGCCGATAAAATCAAAGTACGGCTGACAAATTTAGAGGAATATGAAGCTGAAATAGTTGGCAGGGATCCAAAGACCGACATTGCGCTGATTAAAATCACTCCGGAGAAAGCCCTGCCCTTTGCGATATTTGGTGATTCCGATTCTTTACGTGTCGGGGATTGGGTCATGGCCATCGGCAACCCCTTCGGCTTCGAGCATACAGTTACAGCAGGCATTGTCAGCGCCAAGGGTCGATCAATCGGTGGCGGCCCTTACGAGAACTTCATTCAGACCGACGCGTCCATTAACCTGGGAAATTCCGGGGGGCCGCTTTTCAATATGAACGGAGAAATGGTTGGCATCAACACGGCGATTTACAGCAGAAGCGGTGGCAATATCGGCCTGGGTTTTGCCATACCGGTCAACATGGCTAAATGGGTCATAAAACAGCTCAAGGAACATAAACAGGTCAGCCGGGGCTGGCTGGGAGTAATGATCCAGGATGTTACCACCGAACTGGCCAAACAGTTCGGTCTGACAAGACCCATCGGCGCCCTTGTCGGCGAAGTCTCAAAGGACAGTCCCGCAGAAAAGGCCGGCATCCTCCCCGGCGATGTGATCATCAAATACCAGGATAAAGAAATAACCCACATGACCCAGCT
The Pseudomonadota bacterium DNA segment above includes these coding regions:
- a CDS encoding AAA family ATPase, yielding MKELLSITEISRATGLEESLLRFYESEYSHRLPDKILHGDSLVYSADAVQAFKQIHALHAPDKKNVPESANRYARVIAVTSGKGGVGKTNIALNLAIEFQRQGSMSLILDADMGMANIHLLAGLNPGRGLADVINSGVDIADIIAPGPEGIGIIPGGGGILSLSDSTRGERMEIMRSLERVERQADIILVDTGAGMGPSVRDFLMCADEILFVLVPEITSLADAYGLLKSLHREKMRQCKLYSVINMVQTLKQAVDIATRFSLCADEFLGRKVENVGYIMRDSAIGAATARRTPFSVFKPQARASRNIHNIAKVLLANEMPELLASSAFRRYMRAVSGEILEKKMEVNGIGSEVTSGAASKDVTAANIGRIKTGA
- a CDS encoding HDOD domain-containing protein, which translates into the protein MTPKKTNRIIDVDSLPTLPSVAIEAIRLMEGEDSSFESIADLLKNDQVLTGRILHYANSAYVGAQRKITSNAQAISLLGFNSVRSIILSVSIFDCFKGQFSEHRDKLVNFWLHSIGVAVTAEALAEKLGFPSPEEAYIAGLLHDLGKLAIYIQFPSEFEEICLEIDRKGAYALQGNLPLDIEYAKLGFNHIDAGKQIADCWRIPESLGKVMWLHHQPVFETIEPETANLSKLIRFADVLCVTHNIGSSYFLASGTQCHEHFHYALENLLLHHHFTSNDLLEIIEEVSGKVKDVGSVLGFWDEDEYRKLISSANVSLGRMSMYLEKNNRQLEEMNLVCGATCEMTRRLKPGVSLEAAAEVVVDSVIKAFGVERCLCMLRDPEACAYVGRFSDGRKMHTLNIPAHLSEMKKKFSGRGKISEIESEAIERLEQTAIDLSKGAILESGVINMVAGSNFLATFFVSDNKSGMSEDHIFGELIVDFSEDLDIRGSSLESLKTNFETIALAAGNAIERLILEKDLTRQTQEMAATSRKMEESQHQLFHSHRLATVGRLAAGAAHEINNPLTIISLNIQILERMLAKQKDEQPEIVDRLKIISEQEERISKIIQDLMGYARPTEPQFCQASVGNIINKVLSVIGDRVSMKDVKVENQIPEDMAMVMVDPLQIEQVFMNLMINANHAMPAGGKIILSAEINDGLVNVIVADTGEGISKENLGKIFDPFFTTKKEGEGTGLGLAICHSIVEHNGGYMRVKSEVGVGTTFIIALPVDKSSRLQKMKRALGRKDSDATAVPEKCRILVIDDERFINDMLQENLKSVGYEVDGAYDGVEGIGLLRFKRYHLVLLDIRMPRKDGLEVLKFVTEEFPDLKVVIITGLASKEEVAETVRHGAYACLKKPFKLERVLETVSAALKDVCSTYMDE
- the thiL gene encoding thiamine-phosphate kinase, with amino-acid sequence MGTHSSERQLIESIRKQVDCAAPTLVRGIGDDCAVFMHDSQSLSLMTVDTLIESVHFDLSWHPPDLLGRKAASVNISDIAAMGGKPRFVLLSLGLSGDQDDGWVDAFIRGFTAVLDEYGAKLIGGDTVKSPGRIMLSVTVYGEVDADKVLYRSGAKKDDSVWVSGFLGEAAAGLELCRNPRLRGGAEWQSLVSAHINPSPQIQLGGLLAASGLVSAMMDLSDGLATDLAHLCTASNVGAEIVSSRIPVSTQMARAATLLGYSPFDWALKGGEDYHLLFTAPGYADDSLSRLVKDTLGSDIFCVGRIVEEPGVRLIEEGGAVEIGYQGFDHFSR
- a CDS encoding sigma-70 family RNA polymerase sigma factor translates to MFKHDTAEIVRAFRNGNQQAFNQLVLLCQATIYNLALNYVKQEEEAKDLTQDIFVAAYKSLPQLREESKFSSWLYQIALNRCRNRYKQLYRKGFFTSLSIDDPDTFIQLQSDTSPEKELEKKRIINLVRETISDMPETEKEILILRDLQELSYEEISSTLDLPLGTVKSKLNRARTSLKNRLKNRI
- a CDS encoding zf-HC2 domain-containing protein translates to MECTKIQHQFSDFFESDLNAEESSSVKEHLDSCSQCAEEWKYFRDTLHLLHSIEPEPVPRGMLAGIHAKLEKKNMLLRFLLWFRHANPTMTIPAAATTIVIAFTCMALYKTVLQEKPFMENQSIPKQNIAQKPGDGPSITVADATPYSGGNNPLQNFSIYNGPAEQYPGFFQNNITPHGLAFAPDISFASTGRSARGIYQRPGNHLLNRYVNNFLGSDSTNHVPPDLLITVQATNQRPPTKLYHSLLAEKTWNPRVLDGNLLILFLPPEDLPHLQLSLKNYHVQVSPPGAQAILSSYNRDIIRVAILIK
- a CDS encoding DegQ family serine endoprotease; the encoded protein is MKAITTSLTAVSPIRLFHGLLILAFILPVTLHREALALTNPNSTFADLAEKLGPTVVNIYTTQVLSPPKKQLQRHPQKQPFNNEEIPEFFKRFFEIPPQEFGEHPHQQQDKKTTSLGSGVINSADGYIITNNHVIENADKIKVRLTNLEEYEAEIVGRDPKTDIALIKITPEKALPFAIFGDSDSLRVGDWVMAIGNPFGFEHTVTAGIVSAKGRSIGGGPYENFIQTDASINLGNSGGPLFNMNGEMVGINTAIYSRSGGNIGLGFAIPVNMAKWVIKQLKEHKQVSRGWLGVMIQDVTTELAKQFGLTRPIGALVGEVSKDSPAEKAGILPGDVIIKYQDKEITHMTQLPAMVAQTTAGTHEKITIIRKGKEQVISVTIGKLEEEKINYGDAGEEPQQTAGLTVQELTPELAESLGIEEKKGLLVTDVEAGSPAAEAGMRRGDLILEVNQMPVGDLNAYNAILKNTKKSENILFLINRNNHTRFIVVKNE